GCTCTACGAGGCCGCGCACATCGACGGCGCCAACCGGTGGCGCCGGATGTGGCACGTCACGCTGCCCTCCATCGCGCCGATGATCATCGTGATGCTGATCCTCAACATCGGGCAGATCCTCGCGGTCGACATGGACCGGATCCTGCTGATGTACCGGCCGGCGACCTATGAGACGGCGGACGTGATCCAGACCTATGTCTATCGCCTGGCCTTCTCGCCCGAAGGCTTCCCGAACTACAGCTACGGCGCCGCCGTCGGGCTCGTCCAGGGCGTGCTCGCCCTCGTGCTCATCGTGCTCGCCAACCGCGCCGCGAAGAAGTTCTCCGACTCGAGGGTGTTCTGATGGCCCGCCGTTCCTCCTCCACCGCCGAGAAGTCCCGGGCCTTCGTGGCCGTCAACACCGCGGTGCTGCTGCTGATCGCCGTCGGGTGCCTGTACCCGTTCGTGTACGTGCTGGCCGTCTCGCTCTCCGACGCCGACGCCGTCAACACGGGCGGGATCTGGCTCTGGCCCGAGGGCTTCAACTTCTACACCTACCAGCACGTGTTCACCACGCCGCGCCTGGGGGTCCTGCGCGCGCTGATGAACTCGATCCTGTACACCTTCGTCTCCACCGTGGTCTCGGTGGCACTGACGTACCTGACGGGATACGCGCTCTCGCGGCGCAAGCTGCCCAGCCGGCACGCGATCATGTTCGTCTTCATCGCGACCTGGATCTTCGACGCCGGCATCGTCCCGGCGTACCTGGTCAACGAGCGGCTCGGGTTCGTCAACAACTGGCTCGTCATGGTGATCCCGCCCGCCGTCAGCACGTTCCTGCTCATCATCACCCGCTCCTTCCTGCAGGCGATTCCGAATGAGCTCGAGGAGGCGGCCGGTATCGACGGGGCCAACGACTGGCAGATCATGTCGCGGGTGTTCTTCCCGCTCTCCAAGCCCGTGCTGGCCACGATCGGCATCTTCTATGCGGTGCAGACCTGGAACTCGTTCCTGCTCCCCCTGATCTACCTGCGGGACGAGGCATTGCGGCCGATCCAGCTCGTGCTCTACGAGTTGCTGGTCGCCGACGACCCCAGCTCGACCAACTTCGAGCAGATCGTGATCAACGGCGTGGAGCTCGCTCCGGAGAGCATCCGGGCAGCGATCATGGTGCTCGCGATGGTGCCCATCGTCGCGATGTATCCCTACGCCCAGCGCTACTTCGCCAAGGGCATGCTGATCGGATCGGTCAAGGGATGACCTCCCTGCAGGCAGCGCTCGTCCGGTTCCTCGAGGGCGCCTACCGGATCGTCACGCTGCACCTGCTCTGGCTGGCCGGGGTGCTGCTGGGGGCGGTCGTGCTCGGTGCCGGGCCGGCCACCGCCGCCGCCTACGCCACCCTGCGAACGCTCCAGCGGGAGCCGGACTTCTCCGCCCGCCGCGCGGCAGTGCGGTTCGCCCATCACTACCGCCGGAGCTTCTGGCGCGCGAACGCCTACACCTGGGTGGTCGCCGTCGTCGGTGCGGTGCTCCTGGCCTCCCAGCTGCTCGCAGCGCAGCTCCCCGGACCGGCGGGCGCGGTGAGCCGCGCCGCCTCCATCAGTGGACTGCTGGCATGGGTCATCATGCTCGTCCACCTGCCGGCGGTGACCACCGCTCGCGCTCCGCGTGGGCTCGTCGAGGACCTGCGGGCGGCCCTGCTCTACGGGATCGCAGCGTTCCCGGTCACGCTGATGCTGCTCGTGGCGGTCGGGGCGATGGTGCTCGCCGTCGCGACCATGCCTGCGCTCGTGCTCGTCCTCGGCCCGGCCCTGACGGCGGAGGCCAGCATCCGTGGCGAGCGGGTGCTGCGCCGTCGCCGGGCCGTGACGAGCCGCCGGCTCGCCGTCCGCTGAGGCGCCTCACCGCACTCCGGTGGGCCCCGTCAACCTCAGGCAGAGGCGGCCTCGGCCGCGATCCGCCCCCGGTCGGCGAGCTGAGCGGCCTGGCGCAACGCCTCGGACATGCTCTCGGTGGTGACCGCGCCGGTGCCGGCGATGTCGAAGGCCGTCCCGTGGTCCACCGAGGTGCGGATGACCGGCAGCCCCACGGTGATGTTGACGCCGTCGTCGATACCGAGGACCTTGACGGGCCCGTGGCCCTGGTCGTGGTACATCGCCACAATCAGGTCGAAATCGCCGCGGCTGGCGAGGAAGAACGCCGTGTCGGCGGGGAGGGGACCGTGCACGTCATGGCCTGCTGCGGTCAGCCGCGCCAGGGCCGGTTCGATCTTCTCCGCTTCCTCGCCCCGGCCGAACAGTCCGTTCTCGCCC
Above is a window of Ruania suaedae DNA encoding:
- a CDS encoding DUF624 domain-containing protein gives rise to the protein MTSLQAALVRFLEGAYRIVTLHLLWLAGVLLGAVVLGAGPATAAAYATLRTLQREPDFSARRAAVRFAHHYRRSFWRANAYTWVVAVVGAVLLASQLLAAQLPGPAGAVSRAASISGLLAWVIMLVHLPAVTTARAPRGLVEDLRAALLYGIAAFPVTLMLLVAVGAMVLAVATMPALVLVLGPALTAEASIRGERVLRRRRAVTSRRLAVR
- a CDS encoding carbohydrate ABC transporter permease gives rise to the protein MARRSSSTAEKSRAFVAVNTAVLLLIAVGCLYPFVYVLAVSLSDADAVNTGGIWLWPEGFNFYTYQHVFTTPRLGVLRALMNSILYTFVSTVVSVALTYLTGYALSRRKLPSRHAIMFVFIATWIFDAGIVPAYLVNERLGFVNNWLVMVIPPAVSTFLLIITRSFLQAIPNELEEAAGIDGANDWQIMSRVFFPLSKPVLATIGIFYAVQTWNSFLLPLIYLRDEALRPIQLVLYELLVADDPSSTNFEQIVINGVELAPESIRAAIMVLAMVPIVAMYPYAQRYFAKGMLIGSVKG